A single window of Undibacterium sp. 5I1 DNA harbors:
- the rsxB gene encoding electron transport complex subunit RsxB: MIPILNLADQIEDLLPQTQCTKCGYPACRPYAEAIANASANYNQCPPGGQEGIRRLANLLGKPVIALDVSHGHERPRPVALIDEAYCIGCTLCIQACPVDAIMGAAKQMHTVLPMLCTGCDLCVAPCPVDCISMVELTPGKTGWDAWSPEQANQSRKAYHFRQDRLKKEQQENDDRLASKATAKLNALMDEPTLTPEQIADRDRKKAIITAAIERARLKKLESN; encoded by the coding sequence GTGATTCCCATACTCAATCTTGCCGATCAAATAGAAGATCTATTGCCGCAAACTCAGTGTACTAAGTGCGGTTACCCAGCATGCCGCCCTTATGCCGAGGCGATCGCCAATGCCAGCGCCAATTACAATCAATGCCCACCCGGCGGCCAGGAAGGCATACGGCGCTTAGCCAACTTACTCGGCAAGCCCGTGATTGCCCTGGATGTCAGCCACGGACACGAAAGGCCAAGACCTGTTGCCTTAATTGATGAAGCCTACTGCATTGGATGCACACTCTGTATCCAGGCTTGCCCGGTCGACGCCATCATGGGCGCGGCCAAACAGATGCACACGGTATTGCCGATGTTGTGCACTGGATGTGATCTGTGCGTCGCGCCCTGCCCGGTTGACTGCATCAGCATGGTCGAGCTTACGCCGGGCAAGACTGGCTGGGACGCATGGTCGCCAGAGCAGGCAAATCAGTCGCGCAAGGCGTATCACTTCCGTCAGGATAGACTCAAAAAAGAACAACAAGAAAATGACGACAGACTCGCCTCCAAAGCAACGGCTAAGTTAAACGCCTTGATGGATGAACCCACGCTAACTCCGGAACAAATCGCTGATCGTGATCGCAAAAAGGCCATCATCACTGCTGCGATAGAACGCGCACGCCTTAAAAAGCTAGAGTCAAACTAA
- a CDS encoding polyhydroxyalkanoate depolymerase gives MLYQFHELNRAFLNPITQWAEASSKLFSNPISPLAHSPYAQRIAAAYELVYRLGKDYEKPQFDITSTIIEDKTIEVVQLTEVEKPFCKLLHFKKNLPEKELAKLKQPKVLLVAPLSGHHSTLLRDTVRGLLSQHDVYITDWIDARMVPLSDGAFHLHDYIYYVQDFIRLLGPDVHVVSVCQPTVPVLAAISLMATAKDPKLPKTMTMMGGPIDPRKSPTQVNDLATEKKFSWFENTVIYSVPANHPGYGRKVYPGFLQHAGFVAMNPDRHAQSHWDFFQHLMKGDDESAEQHRKFYDEYNAVLDMPAEYYLETIKIVFQDFDLPKGTWDVEGKLVRPQDIKTVALFTVEGELDDISGAGQTQAAHDLCSGIPAKMKQDFVAPGCGHYGIFAGRRWREVIAPKIAEFIKEHS, from the coding sequence ATGCTTTATCAATTTCATGAATTGAATCGTGCGTTTCTTAACCCAATAACACAATGGGCAGAAGCGTCCTCTAAGCTTTTTTCTAATCCAATTTCACCTCTTGCACATTCGCCATACGCACAACGTATTGCCGCTGCGTATGAGCTGGTTTATCGCCTTGGTAAAGATTACGAAAAACCACAGTTTGATATCACTTCAACGATCATCGAAGATAAAACGATAGAGGTTGTACAGTTAACCGAAGTAGAAAAACCATTTTGTAAATTATTACATTTCAAGAAAAATTTACCTGAAAAAGAACTGGCAAAGTTAAAGCAGCCTAAAGTCTTGTTGGTGGCTCCACTGTCTGGACATCATTCCACTTTGCTACGCGATACCGTGCGTGGCCTGCTGTCGCAGCATGATGTGTATATCACCGACTGGATTGATGCTCGTATGGTGCCTTTAAGCGATGGTGCTTTCCATTTACATGACTATATTTATTACGTACAAGATTTCATCCGTCTGCTAGGACCTGATGTGCATGTAGTTTCTGTGTGTCAGCCAACCGTGCCTGTACTGGCTGCTATCTCACTGATGGCAACAGCCAAAGATCCTAAATTACCAAAAACCATGACCATGATGGGCGGTCCGATAGATCCACGCAAATCGCCGACCCAAGTCAATGATCTGGCAACGGAAAAGAAATTCTCTTGGTTTGAAAATACCGTAATTTATAGCGTACCCGCCAATCATCCTGGTTACGGTCGCAAGGTTTACCCCGGCTTTTTGCAGCATGCTGGATTTGTTGCAATGAACCCTGATCGCCATGCACAAAGTCACTGGGATTTCTTCCAACATCTGATGAAAGGTGATGACGAGTCTGCAGAGCAACACCGTAAGTTTTATGATGAATACAATGCGGTATTGGACATGCCAGCTGAATACTACTTAGAAACCATTAAAATTGTTTTCCAAGATTTTGATTTACCAAAAGGCACCTGGGATGTGGAAGGTAAATTAGTTCGTCCACAAGATATCAAAACCGTTGCACTGTTCACAGTTGAGGGTGAATTGGACGATATTTCCGGCGCTGGTCAAACTCAGGCTGCACATGATTTGTGTAGTGGAATTCCTGCCAAGATGAAACAAGATTTTGTGGCACCAGGATGCGGTCACTATGGTATTTTTGCTGGCCGACGCTGGCGCGAAGTCATCGCACCGAAGATTGCAGAATTCATTAAAGAACACTCTTAA
- a CDS encoding response regulator, which translates to MNDHTSSVEFDWHQRCYDALDFMRDRADDGRDVAAEILLQAEEKDDQVMRLSAELLYAFANFFDKKIDLAEPEFARLAKQFEILHDCDCMLMALFGSVAVLYRRGLTREAYDICHQRILPHLDSKPSRIAILVFNILGILSQALVFTEEAIRHFYTALRHARAFNISNRVAQVTANLGEIFYVSGNAEDAETLLLEARDIAKASSERWLAPFISTMLALCMVSLNKHEEAYQTIAEYIDDIETDESLDKANRAFFLSVAAYTLAMRGQLAEADKLSDTAVQMLDQFEDTHLKPYTWWVCGHLHRRHARYGDAVIHLRKAVEDMGGYIYMPLRAMKELSEIFAETGDWQQAFDEQTRYLDLFAKAQGQASRVHVQTLHIRNELREAELARTMAEEAITERKQLDDELKRMLSERETILENSIVGMVFLNNQGRVQWVNSPLCQIFGVDRETVLGSSLEPFYPTRELYLESGAHVSEAVMRGAAYESELRMRRSDGSLFWVHFSGRAVDKNNLSHGTVWVVMDISARRQLEEDLYKSEQHYRQLINNVTEGILVVQGGGIVFANPRVERLTGYNAAELKQIPFMTAIYPDDRAMVMDHHTRRLRGEDVEQYYQFRIENSQTKAIHWLELSAVLIDWEGAPATLSFVSDVTQRKILEAKLKESMAEQIRLQTLQMQTELKESELARLHAEETTEAKSMFLANMSHEIRTPMNAIIGMAHLALRTELSPKQKDYVEKIHKAGISLLGIINDILDFSKIEAGKLDIEQVDFNLDDVLNNISAVTSDKAYEKGLEYLFRAPSRIPRHLVGDPLRLGQVLINLINNAIKFTEHGEICVNCEQVESQGDRIKLKFMVTDTGIGMTEAQSAKLFRAFSQADESTTRKFGGTGLGLSISKGMVELMGGDIGLRSEPGKGTSVYFTAWFGLAAHAEERLVLPNAINGMRLLVVDDNPAAADILIEMLSALQIEVDQVYSGAAALAAVRANDSQHPYDIVFADLHMPEMDGLELTTYLKRDGSLSLEPLVVLVSNHGYEEFSHREDVASPDGFLTKPVNASTLIDCLIELVSSCKKSAPANHGVVVPHFSDLRVLLVEDNEINQQIAVELMEASGIKVDVAGNGRLAINALMAVNVNHYDIVFMDVQMPEMDGHEATNIIRKDPRFNNLPVVAMTAHAMVEEKERCFASGMDAHLAKPINPKELYNAISHWCPGKIMLSPPAIQATREDRAEKFDIEGLNVEEGLSRTLGNRAFYFELLTRFCDDQRGAIQKIRDVVATDVVHAERLAHTLKGVAGLIGANDIQALAELLETRLHKKVEITELDTLLTQSEDKLNIVINAIQTKIAQDAEQQTIHIVVQEVPQIDRESVQAILERCSQLLRDYDGEAVDFILDSSGALSSALGTDAYKLIMRSIRQFDFDAALLALESGATSNAYSLT; encoded by the coding sequence ATGAATGATCACACCTCTTCCGTCGAATTTGATTGGCATCAACGTTGTTACGACGCGCTAGATTTTATGCGTGATCGCGCTGATGATGGTCGCGATGTTGCCGCAGAAATTCTATTGCAAGCGGAAGAAAAAGATGACCAGGTCATGCGGCTAAGTGCAGAATTACTGTATGCCTTTGCCAATTTCTTTGATAAAAAAATTGACTTAGCAGAGCCTGAATTTGCTCGTCTGGCAAAGCAATTTGAGATCTTGCATGACTGCGACTGCATGCTGATGGCTTTATTCGGATCGGTCGCCGTTTTATATCGACGTGGCCTGACTCGTGAGGCTTACGACATTTGTCATCAGCGTATTTTGCCGCACCTAGATAGCAAGCCTAGTCGCATCGCTATTTTAGTTTTTAATATTCTTGGCATCCTATCCCAGGCACTGGTTTTTACCGAAGAAGCGATCCGTCATTTTTATACCGCTTTGCGCCACGCACGCGCATTTAATATTTCTAATCGGGTCGCACAAGTCACCGCCAATCTTGGTGAGATATTTTATGTTAGCGGCAATGCTGAGGATGCAGAGACCTTATTATTAGAAGCTCGGGATATTGCTAAAGCATCGTCGGAACGGTGGTTGGCACCTTTTATTTCAACCATGTTGGCATTATGCATGGTCTCGCTGAATAAGCACGAGGAAGCCTATCAGACAATTGCTGAATATATCGACGATATAGAAACAGATGAAAGTCTTGATAAAGCCAATCGCGCATTCTTCTTATCGGTAGCCGCTTATACCTTGGCAATGCGTGGACAACTGGCGGAGGCTGATAAGCTTAGCGACACAGCAGTTCAGATGCTTGATCAATTTGAAGATACGCATTTAAAACCCTATACCTGGTGGGTTTGTGGACATCTGCACCGTCGTCATGCACGTTACGGTGATGCCGTTATTCACTTACGTAAAGCGGTCGAAGATATGGGTGGCTATATCTACATGCCGTTGCGGGCGATGAAAGAACTATCAGAAATTTTTGCTGAAACAGGTGATTGGCAACAAGCATTTGATGAGCAAACCCGTTACCTCGATCTGTTTGCTAAAGCACAGGGACAAGCTAGCCGTGTGCATGTGCAAACACTACATATCCGAAATGAGCTGAGGGAGGCCGAGCTAGCCCGAACCATGGCAGAGGAGGCGATTACTGAACGTAAGCAACTGGACGACGAGCTGAAGCGTATGTTATCCGAGCGCGAAACTATCCTCGAAAATTCTATAGTCGGAATGGTGTTTTTGAATAATCAAGGTCGGGTGCAGTGGGTTAATTCACCTTTATGCCAGATTTTTGGTGTTGACCGTGAAACTGTTTTAGGGTCGTCGTTAGAACCTTTTTATCCTACACGTGAACTGTATTTAGAATCAGGCGCGCATGTAAGCGAGGCAGTTATGCGCGGCGCGGCGTATGAAAGTGAATTGCGCATGCGTCGCAGTGACGGCAGTTTATTTTGGGTACATTTCTCTGGTCGTGCTGTTGATAAAAATAATTTATCTCATGGTACGGTCTGGGTAGTAATGGATATTTCTGCCAGGCGACAGTTAGAGGAAGATTTATATAAATCAGAGCAGCATTACCGCCAATTAATCAATAACGTCACAGAAGGCATACTTGTGGTTCAGGGTGGCGGGATTGTATTTGCTAATCCAAGAGTTGAACGACTTACAGGCTATAACGCGGCGGAACTGAAACAAATTCCTTTTATGACGGCGATTTATCCCGATGACAGGGCGATGGTAATGGATCATCATACCCGACGGTTACGTGGGGAAGATGTTGAGCAGTATTACCAATTCAGAATAGAAAATAGTCAGACCAAAGCAATTCATTGGCTGGAGCTATCTGCCGTATTGATTGATTGGGAAGGTGCGCCAGCGACTTTATCTTTTGTGTCGGACGTTACACAAAGAAAAATATTGGAGGCAAAGCTCAAAGAGAGTATGGCAGAACAAATACGTTTGCAGACCTTGCAAATGCAGACCGAACTTAAAGAATCTGAATTGGCACGTTTGCATGCAGAAGAAACGACCGAAGCTAAATCCATGTTTCTTGCAAACATGAGTCATGAAATTCGCACTCCAATGAATGCCATTATCGGGATGGCGCATCTGGCATTAAGAACAGAACTTAGTCCCAAGCAAAAGGATTATGTTGAAAAAATTCATAAAGCGGGGATTTCTTTGCTGGGCATTATTAATGATATTTTAGATTTTTCTAAAATTGAAGCTGGCAAGCTCGATATTGAGCAAGTCGACTTTAATTTGGATGACGTCTTAAATAATATTTCTGCAGTGACCAGTGATAAGGCCTATGAGAAAGGTCTTGAATACTTATTCCGGGCACCGTCACGTATCCCACGTCATCTTGTAGGTGACCCTTTGCGGCTAGGTCAGGTATTGATCAACTTGATTAATAATGCAATCAAATTTACCGAGCACGGTGAAATCTGTGTCAACTGTGAGCAAGTCGAATCACAAGGTGACAGAATTAAATTAAAATTTATGGTGACCGATACCGGCATTGGGATGACTGAGGCACAATCTGCGAAACTGTTCCGTGCGTTTAGTCAGGCCGATGAATCTACCACTCGTAAATTTGGTGGTACCGGTCTTGGACTGTCAATTTCTAAAGGTATGGTTGAATTGATGGGCGGGGACATTGGATTGCGTAGTGAACCGGGTAAAGGCACGTCAGTATATTTCACGGCCTGGTTTGGCTTAGCAGCTCATGCGGAAGAGCGTTTGGTATTGCCAAATGCCATCAATGGCATGCGTTTGCTCGTTGTGGACGACAATCCTGCTGCGGCTGACATTCTCATAGAAATGCTCTCTGCTTTGCAAATCGAAGTTGATCAAGTGTATAGCGGAGCTGCAGCATTGGCTGCCGTGCGCGCAAATGATAGTCAACATCCGTATGACATTGTATTTGCTGATTTACATATGCCAGAAATGGATGGGCTAGAACTTACTACCTATCTAAAACGCGATGGATCATTGTCATTGGAACCCTTAGTTGTTTTGGTCAGCAATCACGGCTACGAGGAATTTAGTCATAGAGAAGATGTCGCTTCACCAGATGGTTTTTTAACAAAGCCAGTAAACGCATCAACTTTAATTGATTGTTTGATTGAGTTAGTTTCGTCTTGTAAAAAATCTGCACCGGCCAATCATGGTGTAGTGGTGCCGCATTTCTCAGATTTACGGGTACTCTTGGTTGAGGATAATGAAATTAATCAGCAGATCGCTGTTGAATTAATGGAGGCATCCGGGATTAAGGTTGATGTTGCAGGCAATGGACGACTCGCCATCAACGCTTTAATGGCGGTTAATGTCAACCACTACGATATCGTTTTCATGGATGTACAAATGCCGGAAATGGATGGGCATGAGGCAACCAATATCATTAGAAAAGATCCACGCTTTAATAATTTACCTGTCGTCGCCATGACTGCACACGCAATGGTAGAAGAAAAAGAGCGCTGCTTTGCATCAGGTATGGATGCGCATCTGGCAAAACCGATTAATCCTAAAGAGTTATATAACGCGATTTCTCATTGGTGCCCTGGAAAAATAATGTTGAGTCCTCCAGCTATCCAGGCTACTCGGGAAGATCGTGCTGAGAAATTTGACATTGAAGGACTAAATGTTGAGGAAGGTTTAAGCAGAACACTAGGAAACCGGGCTTTTTACTTTGAGTTGCTAACTCGCTTCTGTGATGACCAAAGAGGAGCAATACAAAAAATTCGTGACGTGGTTGCTACCGACGTTGTACACGCAGAGCGCCTGGCACACACCTTAAAAGGGGTTGCAGGTCTAATCGGTGCCAATGATATACAAGCGCTGGCTGAGTTGTTAGAGACGAGGCTTCATAAAAAAGTCGAAATTACAGAATTAGATACATTGCTGACTCAATCTGAGGATAAACTCAATATCGTCATCAATGCGATCCAAACCAAAATAGCTCAGGATGCTGAGCAACAAACGATCCATATAGTCGTGCAGGAAGTGCCGCAAATTGACCGTGAATCCGTACAAGCAATTTTGGAAAGATGTAGTCAGCTTTTACGCGACTATGATGGCGAAGCGGTTGACTTTATCCTTGATTCAAGTGGCGCTCTCAGTTCGGCTTTGGGTACGGATGCATATAAGTTAATCATGCGTTCAATAAGACAATTTGATTTTGATGCTGCCTTATTAGCCCTTGAGTCGGGAGCTACTTCAAACGCTTATAGTCTGACTTGA